One Myotis daubentonii chromosome 3, mMyoDau2.1, whole genome shotgun sequence genomic window carries:
- the CCNL2 gene encoding cyclin-L2 isoform X3 — protein sequence MNDSLRTDVFVRFQPESIACACIYLAARTLEIPLPNRPHWFLLFGATEEEIQEICLKTLQLYARKKVDLTHLESEVEKRKHAMDEAKAQARGLLPGSTPALDSTSGFSPAPKPAESPTEGKGNKASPLSVKTTKRKPEGVRKAKADSPVNGLPKGRGSQSRSGSREQSYSRSPSRSASPKRRKSDSGSTTGGSKSQSRSRSRSDSPPRQAHRGAPYKGSKVRSYRKSKDCKYPAQKPHKSRSRSSSRSRSRSRERADNSGKYKKKSHYYRDQRRERSRSYERTGHRYERDHPGHSRHRR from the exons ATGAACGACAGCCTTCGCACAGACGTGTTTGTGAGGTTCCAGCCCGAGAGCATCGCCTGTGCCTGCATTTACCTGGCAGCCCGGACTCTGGAG ATTCCTCTGCCCAATCGTCCCcattggtttcttttgtttggagcaaCTGAAGAAGAGATTCAAGAAATCTGCTTAAAGACCCTGCAGCTTTACGCTCGGAAAAAG GTTGACCTGACACACCTGGAAAGTGAGGTGGAAAAGAGGAAGCACGCCATGGACGAGGCAAAGGCGCAAGCCAGGGGCCTGCTGCCCGGCAGCACCCCTGCCCTGGACAGCACCTCAGGGTTCTCGCCTGCCCCGAAGCCCG CGGAATCTCCcacagaagggaaagggaacaaggCGTCCCCACTCTCCGTGAAGACCACCAAGAGGAAACCAGAGGGTGTGAGGAAAGCCAAGGCGGACAGCCCGGTGAACGG GTTGCCGAAGGGGCGCGGCAGTCAGAGTCGGAGCGGGAGCCGTGAGCAGAGCTACTCGAGGTCCCCATCGCGATCCGCTTCTCCTAAGAGGAG GAAAAGCGATAGCGGCTCGACTACTGGGGGGTCCAAGTCCCAAAGCCGTTCGCGGAGCCGGAGTGACTCGCCCCCGAGACAAGCGCACCGAGGCGCTCCCTACAAAGGCTCCAAGGTGAGGAGCTATCGCAAGTCCAAGGACTGCAAGTACCCCGCCCAGAAGCCACACAAGTCTCGGAGCCGGAGCTCTTCCCGCTCGCGAAGCCGCTCACGGGAGCGGGCAGATAATTCTGGAAAGTACAAGAAGAAAAGTCATTACTACAGAGATCAGCGACGGGAGCGTTCAAGGTCTTACGAGCGAACAGGCCACCGCTACGAGCGGGACCACCCCGGACACAGCAGGCATCGGAGGTGA
- the AURKAIP1 gene encoding small ribosomal subunit protein mS38, whose protein sequence is MFLVRLTSQLLRVAPRAGLRGPWRVSGAPGSHACRPRYSTQPAGPSRVAVLPGKGVQLELEEMLVPRKMSISPLESWLTAHYLLPRLEAGVPGTVAPAQAYECPPGQVGGGAEQGRGEVQDAPQIQCKNVLKIRRRKMNHHKYRKLVKRTRFLRRKVREGRLKRKQVRFEKDLKRIWLKAGLKEAPPGWQTPKIYLRGK, encoded by the exons ATGTTCCTGGTGCGTCTGACGTCTCAGCTGCTGCGGGTCGCGCCCCGGGCAG GCCTCCGCGGGCCCTGGCGCGTCTCAGGGGCGCCGGGCAGCCATGCCTGCAGGCCCCGCTACAGCACGCAACCAGCAGGCCCGAGTAGGGTTGCCGTCCTCCCGGGCAAGGGGGTCCAACTGGAGCTCGAGGAGATGCTGGTCCCCAGGAAGATGTCCATCAGTCCCCTGGAGAGCTGGCTGACcgcccactacctcctgcccagACTGGAGGCTGGGGTCCCAGGGACTGTGGCGCCGGCCCAGGCCTACGAGTGTCCGCCTGGCCAGGTCGGGGGAGGAGCTGAGCAGGGGCGTGGGGAGGTGCAGGATGCACCCCAGATTCAGTGCAAAAACGTGCTGAAGATCCGCCGGCGGAAGATGAACCATCACAAGTACCGCAAGCTGGTCAAGAGGACCCGGTTTCTGCGGCGGAAGGTCCGGGAAGGACGCCTGAAACGGAAGCAG GTGAGGTTCGAGAAAGACCTGAAGCGCATCTGGCTGAAGGCGGGCCTGAAGGAAGCCCCTCCCGGCTGGCAGACCCCCAAGATCTACCTCAGGGGCAAGTGA
- the CCNL2 gene encoding cyclin-L2 isoform X4 — MAAAAAATAAATAVAGAQGPAAPAAAAAGTPGSAGPGPGSQGVLIGDRLYSGVLITLENCLLPDDKLRFTPSMSSGLDTGTETDLRVVGCELIQAAGILLRLPQVAMATGQVLFQRFFYTKSFVKHSMEHVSMACVHLASKIEEAPRRIRDVMNVFHRLRQLREKKKPAPLLLDQEYVNLKNQIIKAERRVLKELGFCVHVKHPHKIIVMYLQVLECERNQHLVQTSWGASEGK, encoded by the exons atggcggcggcggcggcggcgacagcGGCTGCGACGGCCGTGGCCGGGGCCCAGGGTCCAGCGGCCCCTGCAGCAGCGGCGGCCGGGACCCCGGGCTCGGCGGGCCCAGGCCCCGGGTCGCAGGGCGTGCTGATCGGGGACCGGCTGTACTCCGGGGTGCTCATCACCTTGGAGAATTGTCTCCTGCCCGACGACAAGCTCCGCTTCACGCCATCCATGTCGAGTGGGCTCGACACCGGCACGGAGACGGACCTCCGCGTCGTGGGCTGCGAGCTCATCCAGGCGGCCGGCATCCTGCTCCGCCTGCCGCAG GTGGCCATGGCGACGGGGCAGGTGCTGTTCCAGCGCTTCTTCTACACCAAGTCCTTTGTGAAGCATTCCATGGAG CACGTGTCGATGGCCTGCGTGCACCTGGCCTCCAAGATCGAGGAGGCCCCGCGGCGGATCCGGGATGTCATGAACGTCTTCCACCGCCTCCGGCAGCTGCGGGAGAAGAA GAAACCGGCGCCGCTCCTGCTGGATCAAGAGTATGTTAACCTGAAGAACCAGATCATAAAGGCAGAGAGACGGGTCCTCAAGGAGCTGGGCTTCTGCGTCCACGTGAAGCACCCGCACAAG ATAATCGTTATGTACCTTCAGGTGTTGGAGTGTGAGCGTAACCAACACCTGGTCCAGACCTCATG GGGAGCCTCTGAGGGTAAGTGA
- the CCNL2 gene encoding cyclin-L2 isoform X2, with product MATGQVLFQRFFYTKSFVKHSMEHVSMACVHLASKIEEAPRRIRDVMNVFHRLRQLREKKKPAPLLLDQEYVNLKNQIIKAERRVLKELGFCVHVKHPHKIIVMYLQVLECERNQHLVQTSWNYMNDSLRTDVFVRFQPESIACACIYLAARTLEIPLPNRPHWFLLFGATEEEIQEICLKTLQLYARKKVDLTHLESEVEKRKHAMDEAKAQARGLLPGSTPALDSTSGFSPAPKPAESPTEGKGNKASPLSVKTTKRKPEGVRKAKADSPVNGLPKGRGSQSRSGSREQSYSRSPSRSASPKRRKSDSGSTTGGSKSQSRSRSRSDSPPRQAHRGAPYKGSKVRSYRKSKDCKYPAQKPHKSRSRSSSRSRSRSRERADNSGKYKKKSHYYRDQRRERSRSYERTGHRYERDHPGHSRHRR from the exons ATGGCGACGGGGCAGGTGCTGTTCCAGCGCTTCTTCTACACCAAGTCCTTTGTGAAGCATTCCATGGAG CACGTGTCGATGGCCTGCGTGCACCTGGCCTCCAAGATCGAGGAGGCCCCGCGGCGGATCCGGGATGTCATGAACGTCTTCCACCGCCTCCGGCAGCTGCGGGAGAAGAA GAAACCGGCGCCGCTCCTGCTGGATCAAGAGTATGTTAACCTGAAGAACCAGATCATAAAGGCAGAGAGACGGGTCCTCAAGGAGCTGGGCTTCTGCGTCCACGTGAAGCACCCGCACAAG ATAATCGTTATGTACCTTCAGGTGTTGGAGTGTGAGCGTAACCAACACCTGGTCCAGACCTCATG GAATTACATGAACGACAGCCTTCGCACAGACGTGTTTGTGAGGTTCCAGCCCGAGAGCATCGCCTGTGCCTGCATTTACCTGGCAGCCCGGACTCTGGAG ATTCCTCTGCCCAATCGTCCCcattggtttcttttgtttggagcaaCTGAAGAAGAGATTCAAGAAATCTGCTTAAAGACCCTGCAGCTTTACGCTCGGAAAAAG GTTGACCTGACACACCTGGAAAGTGAGGTGGAAAAGAGGAAGCACGCCATGGACGAGGCAAAGGCGCAAGCCAGGGGCCTGCTGCCCGGCAGCACCCCTGCCCTGGACAGCACCTCAGGGTTCTCGCCTGCCCCGAAGCCCG CGGAATCTCCcacagaagggaaagggaacaaggCGTCCCCACTCTCCGTGAAGACCACCAAGAGGAAACCAGAGGGTGTGAGGAAAGCCAAGGCGGACAGCCCGGTGAACGG GTTGCCGAAGGGGCGCGGCAGTCAGAGTCGGAGCGGGAGCCGTGAGCAGAGCTACTCGAGGTCCCCATCGCGATCCGCTTCTCCTAAGAGGAG GAAAAGCGATAGCGGCTCGACTACTGGGGGGTCCAAGTCCCAAAGCCGTTCGCGGAGCCGGAGTGACTCGCCCCCGAGACAAGCGCACCGAGGCGCTCCCTACAAAGGCTCCAAGGTGAGGAGCTATCGCAAGTCCAAGGACTGCAAGTACCCCGCCCAGAAGCCACACAAGTCTCGGAGCCGGAGCTCTTCCCGCTCGCGAAGCCGCTCACGGGAGCGGGCAGATAATTCTGGAAAGTACAAGAAGAAAAGTCATTACTACAGAGATCAGCGACGGGAGCGTTCAAGGTCTTACGAGCGAACAGGCCACCGCTACGAGCGGGACCACCCCGGACACAGCAGGCATCGGAGGTGA
- the CCNL2 gene encoding cyclin-L2 isoform X1: protein MAAAAAATAAATAVAGAQGPAAPAAAAAGTPGSAGPGPGSQGVLIGDRLYSGVLITLENCLLPDDKLRFTPSMSSGLDTGTETDLRVVGCELIQAAGILLRLPQVAMATGQVLFQRFFYTKSFVKHSMEHVSMACVHLASKIEEAPRRIRDVMNVFHRLRQLREKKKPAPLLLDQEYVNLKNQIIKAERRVLKELGFCVHVKHPHKIIVMYLQVLECERNQHLVQTSWNYMNDSLRTDVFVRFQPESIACACIYLAARTLEIPLPNRPHWFLLFGATEEEIQEICLKTLQLYARKKVDLTHLESEVEKRKHAMDEAKAQARGLLPGSTPALDSTSGFSPAPKPAESPTEGKGNKASPLSVKTTKRKPEGVRKAKADSPVNGLPKGRGSQSRSGSREQSYSRSPSRSASPKRRKSDSGSTTGGSKSQSRSRSRSDSPPRQAHRGAPYKGSKVRSYRKSKDCKYPAQKPHKSRSRSSSRSRSRSRERADNSGKYKKKSHYYRDQRRERSRSYERTGHRYERDHPGHSRHRR from the exons atggcggcggcggcggcggcgacagcGGCTGCGACGGCCGTGGCCGGGGCCCAGGGTCCAGCGGCCCCTGCAGCAGCGGCGGCCGGGACCCCGGGCTCGGCGGGCCCAGGCCCCGGGTCGCAGGGCGTGCTGATCGGGGACCGGCTGTACTCCGGGGTGCTCATCACCTTGGAGAATTGTCTCCTGCCCGACGACAAGCTCCGCTTCACGCCATCCATGTCGAGTGGGCTCGACACCGGCACGGAGACGGACCTCCGCGTCGTGGGCTGCGAGCTCATCCAGGCGGCCGGCATCCTGCTCCGCCTGCCGCAG GTGGCCATGGCGACGGGGCAGGTGCTGTTCCAGCGCTTCTTCTACACCAAGTCCTTTGTGAAGCATTCCATGGAG CACGTGTCGATGGCCTGCGTGCACCTGGCCTCCAAGATCGAGGAGGCCCCGCGGCGGATCCGGGATGTCATGAACGTCTTCCACCGCCTCCGGCAGCTGCGGGAGAAGAA GAAACCGGCGCCGCTCCTGCTGGATCAAGAGTATGTTAACCTGAAGAACCAGATCATAAAGGCAGAGAGACGGGTCCTCAAGGAGCTGGGCTTCTGCGTCCACGTGAAGCACCCGCACAAG ATAATCGTTATGTACCTTCAGGTGTTGGAGTGTGAGCGTAACCAACACCTGGTCCAGACCTCATG GAATTACATGAACGACAGCCTTCGCACAGACGTGTTTGTGAGGTTCCAGCCCGAGAGCATCGCCTGTGCCTGCATTTACCTGGCAGCCCGGACTCTGGAG ATTCCTCTGCCCAATCGTCCCcattggtttcttttgtttggagcaaCTGAAGAAGAGATTCAAGAAATCTGCTTAAAGACCCTGCAGCTTTACGCTCGGAAAAAG GTTGACCTGACACACCTGGAAAGTGAGGTGGAAAAGAGGAAGCACGCCATGGACGAGGCAAAGGCGCAAGCCAGGGGCCTGCTGCCCGGCAGCACCCCTGCCCTGGACAGCACCTCAGGGTTCTCGCCTGCCCCGAAGCCCG CGGAATCTCCcacagaagggaaagggaacaaggCGTCCCCACTCTCCGTGAAGACCACCAAGAGGAAACCAGAGGGTGTGAGGAAAGCCAAGGCGGACAGCCCGGTGAACGG GTTGCCGAAGGGGCGCGGCAGTCAGAGTCGGAGCGGGAGCCGTGAGCAGAGCTACTCGAGGTCCCCATCGCGATCCGCTTCTCCTAAGAGGAG GAAAAGCGATAGCGGCTCGACTACTGGGGGGTCCAAGTCCCAAAGCCGTTCGCGGAGCCGGAGTGACTCGCCCCCGAGACAAGCGCACCGAGGCGCTCCCTACAAAGGCTCCAAGGTGAGGAGCTATCGCAAGTCCAAGGACTGCAAGTACCCCGCCCAGAAGCCACACAAGTCTCGGAGCCGGAGCTCTTCCCGCTCGCGAAGCCGCTCACGGGAGCGGGCAGATAATTCTGGAAAGTACAAGAAGAAAAGTCATTACTACAGAGATCAGCGACGGGAGCGTTCAAGGTCTTACGAGCGAACAGGCCACCGCTACGAGCGGGACCACCCCGGACACAGCAGGCATCGGAGGTGA